A stretch of the Mycobacteroides immunogenum genome encodes the following:
- a CDS encoding isocitrate lyase/PEP mutase family protein, translating to MTAAATLKNLIQSPEIVVMPGVFDPFSARLAERAGFSALQCSGAAISGVHFGRPDYSLISMEDMVACTARIVRSVHVPVMADGDNGFGNAVNTHYTVRAFEEAGAAGVNLEDQVTPKRCGHLDGKHILDVDEAAIKIRAAAEARADPDFVINARTDALAVEGIPGVIRRGNAYLAAGATMVFVEGVTSRDEIRAAVAGIEGPVAVNVIEGGKSPHHLTFRELQDLGVARVSLPGALLMSALGGMRNALERIQADGGTADLDDLFLPFREAHDLIGMREIESLERRYLA from the coding sequence ATGACCGCCGCGGCGACGCTCAAGAATTTGATCCAGTCCCCCGAAATAGTCGTGATGCCAGGCGTTTTCGACCCCTTTAGCGCCCGGTTGGCGGAACGGGCAGGCTTCTCTGCCCTGCAATGCAGCGGGGCGGCTATCTCAGGAGTGCATTTCGGCCGGCCGGACTATTCCTTGATCTCCATGGAAGACATGGTGGCGTGCACTGCTCGTATCGTCCGCAGCGTGCACGTACCGGTAATGGCCGATGGCGACAACGGATTCGGCAACGCCGTGAACACTCACTACACGGTGCGAGCCTTCGAAGAAGCCGGGGCTGCGGGCGTGAATCTGGAGGATCAGGTCACTCCAAAGCGATGCGGTCACCTCGATGGAAAACACATCCTGGACGTGGACGAGGCGGCCATCAAGATCCGGGCGGCCGCCGAAGCCCGCGCCGATCCCGACTTTGTCATCAACGCACGAACGGATGCGCTGGCCGTGGAAGGTATTCCCGGGGTCATCCGGCGCGGCAACGCGTATCTGGCGGCAGGCGCCACGATGGTCTTCGTGGAAGGTGTCACCTCCCGCGATGAAATCCGCGCGGCGGTGGCCGGCATTGAGGGCCCGGTAGCGGTCAACGTGATCGAAGGCGGGAAGTCGCCACATCACTTGACCTTTCGCGAGCTCCAGGACCTTGGCGTGGCCCGGGTCAGTCTGCCTGGAGCCCTATTGATGTCGGCGTTGGGCGGGATGCGCAATGCACTCGAACGTATCCAGGCCGACGGTGGCACTGCCGACCTGGATGACCTTTTTCTGCCTTTCCGTGAAGCGCACGACCTCATTGGTATGCGTGAGATCGAGAGCCTCGAAAGACGGTATCTCGCATGA
- a CDS encoding MarR family winged helix-turn-helix transcriptional regulator, translating to MSRHASAPSQRASRSAYNLRLLVSRLRRRLKGVYDNQDMTPSQISVISRLSHDGPASTSDLAVAEGVRRQSMATIIAALEERGAIHRASDPLDARRQLIVLSPSIIEELEGSRQLRDRWLADVLDEAYDKEELEIIDRALILLERIATTGDDAEASAR from the coding sequence ATGTCCCGACATGCGAGTGCACCGTCCCAGCGGGCTTCACGATCCGCCTACAACCTCAGGCTGCTGGTCAGCCGGTTGCGTCGTCGTCTCAAGGGGGTATACGACAACCAGGACATGACGCCCTCGCAGATTTCGGTGATCAGCCGCCTGTCGCACGACGGGCCCGCATCCACCAGCGATCTTGCTGTCGCCGAAGGCGTACGACGTCAATCGATGGCCACCATCATCGCCGCCCTTGAAGAGCGCGGAGCGATTCACCGGGCATCCGATCCGCTCGACGCACGCCGCCAGCTGATCGTCCTGTCCCCCAGCATTATCGAGGAGCTGGAAGGAAGCCGGCAGCTGCGGGATCGATGGCTTGCTGATGTGTTGGACGAGGCCTACGACAAGGAGGAGCTCGAAATCATCGACCGCGCGCTGATCTTGCTCGAACGAATCGCGACCACTGGTGACGATGCGGAGGCGAGTGCACGATGA
- a CDS encoding TetR/AcrR family transcriptional regulator produces MSTPTGRSYSGLAAAERLARRRQRLLEVGLDILGAPDGSGDLTLRTVCQHAGLAQRYFYESFADKDEYAAAIFDWAVQQLASTIEAEVAAAPAHLQVRAGITSVVRAVGTDRRIGQLLYSRTQVNPVLVHRRFEATAMFVSLFAQHLHDWFRPDDQGNLPVLAHFIVGGVGQAVTAWLHREVAISEDELIEQLITMLLAHGPTGSAQR; encoded by the coding sequence GTGTCCACTCCAACCGGCCGCTCCTACAGTGGCCTCGCCGCCGCCGAGCGCCTGGCCCGGCGCAGGCAGCGACTCCTGGAGGTGGGCCTGGACATTCTCGGCGCCCCGGATGGGTCCGGCGATCTCACCCTGCGCACCGTTTGCCAGCATGCCGGCCTCGCGCAGCGCTACTTCTATGAAAGCTTCGCCGACAAGGACGAGTACGCCGCCGCGATCTTCGACTGGGCAGTCCAACAACTCGCGTCCACCATCGAAGCCGAGGTCGCCGCGGCGCCCGCGCACCTGCAGGTACGTGCGGGGATTACCAGCGTCGTGCGAGCAGTCGGCACCGACCGGCGGATTGGGCAACTCCTCTATAGCCGCACACAGGTGAACCCGGTACTCGTGCACAGAAGATTCGAGGCGACGGCAATGTTCGTTTCGCTGTTCGCCCAGCATCTCCACGACTGGTTCCGCCCCGACGATCAAGGCAACCTGCCGGTGCTGGCGCACTTCATCGTCGGCGGCGTCGGGCAAGCCGTCACCGCGTGGCTGCACCGAGAGGTGGCGATCAGCGAGGACGAGCTGATCGAGCAGCTGATCACGATGCTGTTGGCCCATGGGCCCACCGGGTCGGCGCAGCGCTGA
- a CDS encoding acyl-CoA dehydrogenase family protein, with product MDLSFSAVEEQFRAEVQEFLDENLTEDLRAAGRLQTSVYSDHEASMQWQAILHEKGWAAPAWPVKYGGQPWSVAQHYIFSVESMVAGAPALSPMGIRMVAHAIVKFGTPEQKKFFLPRILTGEVFFCQGYSEPESGSDLASLQMSAVADGDDFILNGSKIWTTHAREANWMFALVRTSKGPKKQLGITFILIDFTSPGIDVKPLVMSSGEEVQNVVFFDNVRVPKANVLGEVDEGWTVAKYLLEFERGGGAVAPMLQVGLDQLSADAQSLPAERGVLADDPVFQAKLADLAIRVDVLEVLEHRVLAVVAAGGNPGAASSMLKILGTELSQVLTTLALEAAGPRGRAYQPHVTKPGGPVVEYTAPADGYHSGELWQAVAPLHYFNDRAGSIYAGSNEIQRNILAKAQLGL from the coding sequence ATGGATCTGTCCTTCTCGGCAGTGGAAGAACAATTCCGTGCCGAAGTCCAGGAGTTTCTGGATGAGAACCTCACCGAGGATCTGCGGGCGGCGGGGCGCCTTCAGACCAGCGTGTACAGCGATCACGAGGCGAGCATGCAATGGCAGGCGATCCTGCACGAGAAGGGGTGGGCCGCACCCGCGTGGCCGGTCAAGTATGGCGGCCAACCGTGGAGTGTCGCTCAGCATTACATCTTTTCGGTTGAATCGATGGTTGCCGGTGCACCTGCGCTGTCGCCCATGGGAATTCGGATGGTCGCGCATGCCATCGTCAAATTCGGAACTCCCGAGCAGAAGAAGTTCTTCTTGCCTCGCATCTTGACGGGTGAGGTGTTCTTCTGTCAGGGCTATAGCGAGCCCGAATCGGGATCCGATCTGGCCTCTTTGCAGATGTCGGCGGTCGCCGATGGCGATGACTTCATCCTGAACGGCTCCAAGATCTGGACTACCCATGCGCGCGAGGCGAATTGGATGTTCGCGCTTGTTCGCACCAGTAAGGGCCCGAAGAAGCAACTCGGTATCACCTTCATTCTCATCGACTTCACCTCGCCCGGTATCGACGTGAAACCGTTGGTAATGAGCTCGGGGGAGGAGGTGCAGAATGTCGTGTTCTTCGATAATGTGCGCGTCCCCAAGGCCAACGTCCTTGGCGAGGTCGACGAGGGCTGGACCGTCGCGAAATACCTCCTCGAGTTCGAACGGGGCGGTGGCGCGGTGGCCCCGATGCTTCAGGTGGGTCTCGACCAACTGAGCGCGGATGCGCAGTCGCTACCTGCCGAGCGCGGCGTCCTGGCAGACGATCCGGTGTTTCAGGCCAAGCTGGCCGACCTCGCGATTCGGGTTGACGTGCTGGAGGTTCTCGAACATCGGGTGCTGGCTGTTGTTGCGGCAGGCGGTAATCCGGGCGCGGCTTCCTCCATGCTCAAAATCCTCGGTACCGAGCTATCGCAGGTACTGACCACGCTGGCGCTGGAGGCCGCGGGCCCGCGAGGTCGGGCGTATCAGCCACACGTCACTAAACCGGGCGGTCCGGTGGTCGAGTACACGGCACCGGCCGACGGCTACCACAGCGGTGAGCTGTGGCAGGCGGTGGCGCCATTGCACTATTTCAACGATCGGGCCGGCTCAATCTACGCCGGATCCAACGAGATTCAGCGCAACATCCTTGCCAAGGCCCAGCTGGGCCTCTGA
- a CDS encoding acyl-CoA dehydrogenase family protein, producing MDFSLTDEQQLLKNSVSDYLSNRYALDTSRRAARSDAGWQPQVWKSFAEELGILAAPLPEDRGGLGGGAEEVLVISEVLGRHLVVEPFIGTVVLGGGLLRRSSTAVAKDLIGGIAAGDVVTGFAALEPTSGQSFHSVRTTARRDGQHWLLDGEKIVVSDAPIATHLIITARTSGDATDTSGLTLFVVPFDPTGPNSGIEAHHYRTIDDHHASDLVISDLRVPDSARISEVDQAWPLVDVALDEATAATVAEAVGVLRKVLADTVEYTKQRQQFGVAISNFQALQHRMVNMHIEVEQAVAASYLASLNLDSQRRARAVSAAKATIARAARLVGQEAVQLHGGMGMTEELAIGHYFKRLTVIESEFGNRDFHTARYHRARGAEASRRG from the coding sequence ATGGATTTCAGTCTTACCGACGAACAACAACTCCTCAAGAACTCTGTATCGGACTATCTTTCCAATCGGTACGCGCTGGACACCAGCCGGCGTGCGGCGCGTTCAGACGCCGGATGGCAGCCTCAGGTCTGGAAGTCCTTCGCCGAAGAGCTCGGCATTCTGGCCGCGCCACTGCCGGAGGATCGGGGCGGTCTTGGGGGTGGCGCGGAGGAAGTTCTAGTCATCTCGGAGGTGCTCGGACGGCACCTTGTCGTGGAGCCGTTCATTGGCACGGTGGTGCTCGGCGGTGGTCTGTTGCGCCGTTCGAGCACCGCCGTGGCCAAAGACCTCATCGGTGGAATCGCGGCTGGTGACGTGGTGACCGGATTCGCGGCACTGGAACCCACGTCTGGACAGTCGTTTCATTCGGTGCGCACCACCGCCCGTCGTGACGGGCAGCACTGGCTGCTCGATGGCGAGAAGATCGTAGTGAGCGACGCGCCGATCGCCACTCACCTGATCATCACCGCACGGACATCCGGCGACGCCACCGACACCTCGGGTCTGACCCTGTTCGTGGTGCCGTTCGATCCCACGGGCCCAAATTCGGGCATCGAGGCGCATCACTACCGCACCATTGACGACCACCATGCCAGCGACCTTGTGATATCCGATCTGCGCGTGCCGGATTCGGCACGAATCTCGGAAGTCGATCAAGCGTGGCCACTCGTCGATGTCGCCCTCGACGAAGCCACCGCCGCGACCGTCGCCGAGGCGGTCGGAGTGTTGCGCAAGGTACTCGCCGATACCGTCGAATACACCAAACAGCGTCAGCAGTTCGGCGTCGCGATCTCCAATTTCCAGGCGTTGCAACATCGCATGGTGAACATGCACATCGAGGTAGAGCAGGCCGTCGCGGCTTCCTATCTGGCCTCGCTGAATCTCGATAGCCAACGCCGTGCCCGCGCGGTCTCGGCGGCAAAGGCGACGATCGCGCGGGCGGCGCGTCTGGTGGGGCAAGAAGCTGTTCAGCTACACGGCGGCATGGGGATGACAGAAGAGTTGGCCATCGGCCACTACTTCAAGCGTCTCACCGTCATTGAGTCGGAGTTCGGCAATCGTGACTTCCACACGGCCCGATATCATCGCGCACGCGGTGCGGAGGCTAGCCGACGAGGTTGA
- a CDS encoding DUF1345 domain-containing protein, whose amino-acid sequence MTGARRFWVALAIGTMVGVLTGSLLQRWQVALLAVVIVTAAINVVWSLAVLWPMDPDQTQARASSEDMDDELGDLAMLLILVASLSAIGILLISANDEDKGAYAGLCIGAILTVWAMLHTIYAARYARIYYQGAPGGIDFNTDVPPRYVDFYYFSFNLGMTYQVSDTAVTTSHIRDVVLKHCLFSYIYGTVIIACTINLVINLVG is encoded by the coding sequence ATGACTGGCGCCAGGCGGTTCTGGGTCGCGCTGGCGATCGGAACCATGGTCGGCGTATTAACCGGGTCCTTGCTGCAGCGGTGGCAGGTGGCATTGCTCGCGGTGGTCATCGTGACCGCTGCCATCAACGTCGTGTGGTCGCTCGCCGTGCTATGGCCCATGGATCCCGATCAGACGCAGGCCCGCGCCAGCAGCGAGGATATGGACGACGAGCTGGGCGATCTCGCCATGCTGCTGATCTTGGTGGCCAGCCTATCGGCGATCGGGATTCTCCTGATCTCCGCCAACGACGAGGACAAGGGCGCCTACGCGGGACTGTGCATCGGCGCGATTCTGACGGTCTGGGCAATGCTGCACACGATCTACGCCGCCCGGTACGCACGCATCTACTACCAGGGCGCCCCCGGCGGCATCGATTTCAATACCGATGTGCCGCCCCGCTATGTGGATTTCTACTACTTCTCTTTCAATCTCGGCATGACCTACCAGGTATCCGATACCGCCGTCACCACATCGCACATTCGCGACGTGGTGTTGAAGCACTGCCTGTTCAGCTACATCTACGGCACGGTGATCATCGCCTGCACGATCAACCTGGTGATCAACCTCGTCGGCTAG
- a CDS encoding Hsp70 family protein, with protein sequence MNSLGMSIGATQLVATDGNPDGVPVVRSSLLTLHEDRPSEVGIPKRPGLGLAGFVDRVGDPVGIVGADGSVHSADWVMAEAIRIMVADAAVIANFASPPALAAAVPAHWDAHSITALRAAIDKIPALAPGGTPMKLVPDARAALASMRDRLPGHGVVAVCDFGGTGTSITLADAASRCAPIGRTVRFRDFSGQRIDQELLTQVLADLNQDPDGTASLGALTRLRDRCRAAKEHLSTDTATVVPVELPGLTSDVRLTRSELEERIRQPLSALISTIQETLEYNNIAPADVSAVLTVGGGSGIPLVTQQLSERLRCPIIVAPRPQLAAAFGAAIMATETDETPPAETTTRSPEATMMRPVATGEATAKSPASVPIDTVDSGLAWSESDTSPELEEFQDYSVPTTEARPEVTFNPAPGDYRDNEPVRWFQRPILWFLAATVFSATVFTALFIAWQDRDEAPAPSNRTSTTTTVTSTPHP encoded by the coding sequence ATGAACTCACTGGGAATGTCGATCGGGGCTACACAACTAGTTGCCACCGATGGCAACCCGGATGGTGTTCCTGTTGTACGAAGTTCGCTACTCACCCTGCATGAGGACCGCCCCTCCGAGGTCGGCATCCCCAAGAGGCCGGGCCTGGGACTGGCCGGATTCGTCGATCGGGTGGGAGACCCCGTAGGAATCGTCGGCGCCGACGGATCGGTGCACAGCGCCGATTGGGTGATGGCCGAAGCCATCAGAATCATGGTCGCGGACGCGGCCGTGATCGCGAACTTCGCCAGCCCACCGGCACTCGCCGCCGCCGTGCCCGCCCATTGGGACGCGCACTCCATCACTGCCCTGCGCGCCGCCATAGACAAGATTCCCGCATTGGCCCCGGGGGGCACGCCGATGAAGTTGGTGCCGGACGCCCGCGCCGCATTGGCGAGCATGCGCGACCGTCTACCCGGCCATGGCGTCGTCGCGGTCTGTGATTTCGGCGGCACCGGCACCAGCATCACGCTGGCCGACGCCGCGAGCCGATGTGCGCCAATAGGACGGACCGTTCGCTTTCGCGACTTCTCCGGGCAGCGGATCGACCAGGAACTCCTGACCCAGGTACTGGCCGACCTCAACCAGGATCCCGACGGAACGGCATCCCTGGGCGCACTGACACGTTTGCGTGATCGCTGTCGTGCCGCCAAGGAGCATCTATCCACCGACACCGCAACGGTTGTCCCGGTGGAGCTGCCGGGCCTGACCTCCGATGTCCGACTCACCCGCAGCGAGCTCGAAGAGCGCATCCGCCAGCCGCTTTCCGCGCTGATCAGCACAATCCAAGAAACCCTGGAATACAACAACATCGCGCCCGCCGATGTCAGCGCCGTCCTCACCGTAGGCGGCGGCTCCGGCATACCCCTTGTCACGCAACAGCTTTCCGAACGATTGCGCTGCCCAATCATCGTCGCCCCGCGACCCCAGCTGGCCGCGGCGTTCGGTGCCGCCATCATGGCCACCGAAACCGACGAAACACCTCCTGCCGAAACGACAACGCGGTCTCCCGAGGCCACCATGATGCGGCCCGTCGCTACCGGTGAGGCAACGGCCAAGAGCCCGGCATCGGTGCCCATCGATACCGTCGACTCCGGGCTGGCCTGGTCCGAATCCGATACCTCCCCAGAGCTTGAGGAGTTCCAGGACTACTCGGTGCCGACCACAGAGGCGCGGCCCGAGGTGACGTTCAATCCCGCACCGGGCGATTACCGGGACAACGAGCCGGTGCGCTGGTTCCAGCGGCCGATCCTGTGGTTCCTGGCCGCGACAGTGTTCTCGGCGACGGTGTTCACCGCTCTTTTCATCGCGTGGCAGGACCGCGACGAGGCGCCCGCGCCAAGCAACCGTACGTCCACCACCACGACGGTAACCAGCACCCCGCACCCCTAG
- a CDS encoding alpha/beta fold hydrolase → MISRRGFSKVALAAAVGTTALGACTSGASVDTTRPRTEFPSLKQIDAGLLNVGYVDEGPADGPPVILLHGWPYDIHSYLDVVPLLTAKGFRVLVPYLRGYGSTRFRSGDTFHNGQQGALATDVIDFMDALQIPSAVLGGFDWGARNADIVAAIWPERVKALVPVSGYIIVNIDANQQPLSPQAELGWWYQYYFATERGLRGYRQNTRDFNKLIWHNASPAWKFDDDTFNRSAPAFDNPDHVDIVIHNYRWRLGLAKGEPRYAALEAKLAARPTIGVPTITIGSDFDGPTKDGTAYRKMFTGKYAHRVLDGIGHNVPQEAPQEFAAAIIDAHAL, encoded by the coding sequence ATGATCAGCAGACGCGGATTTTCCAAGGTTGCGCTGGCCGCCGCGGTCGGCACCACCGCACTCGGGGCGTGCACCAGCGGTGCCAGCGTCGATACGACCCGGCCGCGCACAGAATTTCCGTCCCTCAAGCAGATCGATGCCGGCCTCCTCAACGTCGGTTACGTTGACGAGGGGCCTGCCGACGGACCACCGGTCATTCTGCTGCACGGCTGGCCCTACGACATTCATAGCTACCTCGATGTGGTTCCCCTCTTGACCGCCAAGGGGTTTCGCGTGTTGGTGCCCTACCTGCGCGGCTACGGAAGCACACGATTCAGGTCCGGCGATACCTTCCATAACGGCCAACAGGGCGCGCTGGCCACCGATGTCATCGACTTCATGGACGCACTGCAGATCCCGTCGGCCGTCTTGGGTGGATTCGACTGGGGCGCCCGTAACGCCGATATCGTCGCGGCCATCTGGCCTGAGCGCGTCAAAGCGCTTGTGCCCGTCAGCGGCTACATCATCGTCAACATCGACGCCAATCAACAGCCGCTCTCCCCACAGGCCGAACTGGGATGGTGGTACCAGTACTACTTCGCCACCGAGCGTGGCCTGCGTGGCTATCGCCAGAACACCCGCGACTTCAACAAGCTCATCTGGCATAACGCCTCACCTGCGTGGAAGTTCGACGATGACACCTTCAACCGTTCGGCCCCGGCATTCGACAACCCTGACCATGTCGACATCGTGATTCACAACTACCGATGGCGGCTCGGGTTGGCCAAAGGCGAACCGCGTTATGCCGCCCTCGAAGCCAAGCTGGCGGCCAGACCCACCATCGGCGTGCCAACCATCACCATCGGCAGCGATTTCGATGGGCCGACCAAGGACGGGACTGCCTACCGGAAGATGTTCACCGGGAAATACGCCCACCGAGTACTCGACGGAATCGGGCACAACGTCCCCCAGGAGGCGCCCCAGGAATTCGCCGCCGCCATCATCGACGCGCATGCCCTCTGA
- a CDS encoding YdeI/OmpD-associated family protein: protein MSAPKIAGGVVHKLPADLRAALVANPSALALWQDITPLGRNEFICWVEDAKQEATRERRIRRTQEELEEGKRRPCCWPGCKHRERTGK, encoded by the coding sequence GTGAGCGCCCCGAAGATTGCCGGTGGCGTGGTGCACAAGCTGCCCGCCGACCTGCGCGCGGCACTGGTCGCCAACCCTTCGGCGCTGGCACTGTGGCAGGACATCACGCCGCTGGGGCGCAATGAGTTCATCTGCTGGGTCGAAGACGCCAAACAAGAGGCCACCCGCGAGCGCCGCATTCGACGCACCCAGGAAGAGCTGGAAGAAGGCAAGCGGCGCCCCTGCTGTTGGCCCGGCTGCAAGCACCGCGAACGCACCGGCAAGTAG
- a CDS encoding amino acid permease yields MNSAAETLTRGLSTRHIRFIALGSAIGTGLFYGSAEAIRQAGPSVLLAYLLGGAVIYIVLRSLGEMAVRSPVAGSFGEYATQYMGPLAGLLTGWTYALEMVVVCLADVTAFGVYMGFWFPGVPRWIWVLSIIFFIGAINLLSVKVFGEVEFWLSLVKVLAIVAMIGGGIAILVWGNSAGHDESQGIANLWNDGGFFPHGLAGFVGSFMIVMFAFGGTEIIGITAGEAKDPAYTIPRAINTVPVRIILFYVLTLAVIMSLYPWRSIDSNSSPFVQIFEGLGFTSAATVLNVVVVTAALSAINSDIFAAGRMIYGMAQRGQAPAVMRRVSRNGVPWMTVVVMTVALLIGVVLNYAIEERVFVIIASVATFATIFVWLMILLSHFRSRAQTTIGAASAPAFPVPGWPYLQVFATVFLVFVMVLLGFSTDTRVALFVGAAWLLLLAAGYRISRRSG; encoded by the coding sequence GTGAACAGCGCCGCCGAAACGCTCACGCGAGGGCTGTCTACGCGTCACATCCGCTTCATCGCGTTGGGCTCGGCGATCGGTACGGGACTGTTCTACGGATCGGCAGAAGCGATCAGGCAAGCCGGCCCCTCGGTGCTGCTGGCCTACCTGCTGGGTGGGGCCGTCATTTACATCGTGTTGCGATCTCTGGGAGAGATGGCGGTACGTAGCCCGGTCGCGGGATCGTTCGGGGAGTATGCGACGCAATACATGGGCCCGTTGGCCGGTCTGCTCACCGGCTGGACCTACGCCCTCGAGATGGTCGTCGTCTGCCTGGCCGATGTCACCGCATTCGGTGTGTACATGGGTTTCTGGTTCCCGGGCGTGCCGCGCTGGATCTGGGTGCTGTCGATCATCTTCTTCATCGGGGCGATAAATCTCCTGAGCGTCAAGGTTTTCGGAGAGGTCGAGTTCTGGCTCAGTCTGGTGAAGGTGCTGGCCATCGTGGCGATGATCGGCGGTGGTATCGCAATCTTGGTGTGGGGCAACTCTGCTGGGCACGACGAATCGCAGGGCATCGCAAATCTGTGGAACGACGGAGGTTTCTTCCCCCACGGGCTGGCCGGGTTCGTGGGCAGCTTCATGATCGTCATGTTCGCGTTCGGCGGTACCGAGATCATCGGAATCACCGCGGGCGAGGCCAAGGATCCGGCATACACGATTCCCCGCGCCATCAACACAGTTCCGGTGCGCATCATCCTGTTTTATGTCCTGACGCTGGCCGTGATCATGTCGTTGTACCCGTGGCGGTCTATCGACTCCAACAGCAGCCCATTTGTTCAGATCTTCGAGGGGTTGGGGTTCACCTCGGCGGCGACGGTGCTGAACGTTGTCGTGGTGACGGCGGCGTTGTCGGCGATCAACAGCGACATCTTTGCCGCCGGCCGAATGATCTACGGCATGGCTCAGCGCGGCCAAGCTCCGGCGGTCATGCGGCGGGTATCCCGCAATGGGGTGCCGTGGATGACAGTGGTGGTCATGACCGTGGCATTGCTTATCGGTGTGGTGCTGAACTACGCGATAGAGGAACGCGTATTCGTGATCATCGCCTCCGTTGCGACCTTCGCGACGATCTTTGTGTGGCTGATGATCCTTTTGTCCCACTTCAGGTCACGTGCGCAGACAACCATCGGCGCGGCATCTGCGCCGGCTTTCCCGGTGCCGGGGTGGCCTTATCTGCAGGTGTTCGCGACAGTGTTCCTGGTGTTCGTCATGGTTCTGCTCGGTTTCAGCACGGATACCCGGGTGGCTTTGTTCGTCGGGGCGGCCTGGCTGTTGTTGCTCGCCGCCGGCTATCGGATATCGCGCCGGTCCGGGTAG
- a CDS encoding alpha/beta fold hydrolase — MTRIQRSLNVVAAATRGVARAINPVSAAKRWPDHVNDWNGRAQSLSGIPVVLVPGSFVPGQFYWHRIAPVLISDGHPVFACNLPGWGTRGPDVMVAALETFVERVKRATGSGEVVLIGQSFGGVIIRDLLQRSPENVLSAITISSQHNGFRRVWNILFSAPGIRQAVTVICPMALELVTGSDYLSKINSAGDPRSPITTVTSVLDAFAPAASSAIPEATNIVLQELDPSVRSGHMLIGYDPATIKVIRDALADVR; from the coding sequence ATGACCCGGATACAGCGGAGCCTCAACGTGGTAGCCGCCGCCACGCGTGGTGTGGCCCGCGCCATCAACCCCGTATCGGCGGCGAAACGGTGGCCTGATCACGTGAATGACTGGAACGGACGTGCACAGTCCCTCAGTGGCATTCCCGTGGTGTTGGTGCCCGGTTCGTTCGTACCAGGCCAGTTCTATTGGCATCGCATCGCGCCCGTGCTGATCTCGGATGGGCATCCCGTTTTCGCATGCAATCTGCCAGGCTGGGGTACTCGCGGCCCAGATGTGATGGTGGCCGCACTGGAAACATTTGTGGAAAGAGTTAAGCGCGCCACCGGATCGGGCGAGGTGGTTTTGATAGGTCAATCGTTCGGTGGGGTGATCATCCGAGACCTGCTACAGAGAAGCCCTGAAAACGTCCTCTCGGCAATCACCATCAGTAGTCAGCACAATGGGTTTCGGCGCGTCTGGAACATCCTCTTCAGCGCACCAGGGATACGGCAGGCAGTTACGGTGATATGCCCGATGGCGCTCGAACTCGTGACCGGGTCCGACTACCTGAGCAAGATCAATTCTGCGGGCGATCCACGCTCCCCCATCACCACCGTCACGAGCGTCCTAGACGCATTCGCGCCTGCCGCCAGCTCGGCGATACCTGAGGCCACCAATATCGTGCTGCAAGAGCTTGATCCATCAGTCCGCAGTGGGCACATGCTTATCGGCTACGACCCCGCGACAATCAAGGTGATCCGAGACGCACTCGCCGACGTGCGCTGA